A window of Mycolicibacterium holsaticum DSM 44478 = JCM 12374 genomic DNA:
GGTGCGCCCGTCGCGGCGGCCCGCCGCCGGGTGCGCGTACGGCGACGTCGCCGTCGCCGCCTGTTGGGTAACCACCGAAGTCACGGCCCCATGGTACGGACCGGCCGATACGGCGACTTGGGCGGATTGACGACTTCCGGGCACGCCTGGCCTTCCCTCGGTAAGGTCTGCACCCATGGAAACCGCCGGGTCGGATGCGAAAGACGTCGATCCGACCCGATCCGACGTGCCGATGATCTCGATGCAGGCGGTCAACAAGCATTTCGGCGACCTGCACGTGCTCAGGGACATCGACCTCGAGGTGGCGCGCGGCCAGGTGATCGTCGTGCTCGGGCCGTCGGGTTCGGGTAAATCGACGTTGTGCCGCACCATCAACCGGCTGGAGTCGATCGATTCGGGAACCATCGCGATCGACGGTGAAGTGCTGCCTGAGGAAGGCCGCACGCTGGCTCAGCTTCGCTCCGATGTCGGCATGGTCTTCCAGTCGTTCAACTTGTTCGCGCACAAGACAATCCTGGAGAACGTGACGCTGGCGCCCAGGAAGGTGCGCAAGGCATCCAAGGATGCGGCGCGCGAGAAGGCGATGGCGCTGCTCGAGCGCGTCGGCGTGGCCAACCAGGCCGACAAGTACCCGGCTCAACTCTCCGGTGGCCAGCAACAGCGGGTGGCGATCGCACGTTCCTTGGCGATGAACCCGAAGGTGATGCTCTTCGACGAGCCGACCAGCGCGTTGGACCCGG
This region includes:
- a CDS encoding amino acid ABC transporter ATP-binding protein produces the protein MISMQAVNKHFGDLHVLRDIDLEVARGQVIVVLGPSGSGKSTLCRTINRLESIDSGTIAIDGEVLPEEGRTLAQLRSDVGMVFQSFNLFAHKTILENVTLAPRKVRKASKDAAREKAMALLERVGVANQADKYPAQLSGGQQQRVAIARSLAMNPKVMLFDEPTSALDPEMITEVLNVMTSLAADGMTMLVVTHEMGFARGAADRVVFMCDGAIVESAAPSEFFTNPKSDRAKDFLGKILHH